The Nodularia sp. LEGE 06071 genome has a segment encoding these proteins:
- a CDS encoding Rpn family recombination-promoting nuclease/putative transposase: MTEITANYDETWKEVIGDYFDSFLDFFYPEIYQQIDWNKNPISLDKELEQITASADSKTRHADKLFQVWLLDNQEVWILIHVEVQSQYDKEFSQRMFIYNYRAFDLYQKPVISLAILGDETNSWRPNFYQYGLGSSQLIFNFSSVKLLDYQWEELEQSNNIFAIVVMAHLKTKATNSNLSAREQWKWNLARLLYERGYNRKEIVDLYKVIDLMMALSQDLQLSFEEKLANYQEERKMPLLTNIEQRAIEKTTKQTLKQNISDLLVSRFGNLPENLTENIGRIQDINILKQLLISTIGVNSLEEFAQLVNSNLPEAD, from the coding sequence ATGACGGAAATTACAGCTAACTATGATGAAACCTGGAAAGAAGTAATAGGAGATTACTTTGATTCATTTCTCGACTTCTTTTACCCAGAAATCTATCAACAAATAGATTGGAATAAAAACCCCATTTCTCTAGATAAAGAATTAGAACAGATTACCGCATCTGCGGACAGCAAAACACGCCATGCTGATAAATTATTTCAAGTGTGGTTATTAGATAATCAAGAAGTTTGGATATTAATTCATGTAGAAGTACAAAGTCAATATGATAAAGAATTTTCCCAAAGAATGTTTATCTATAACTATCGAGCTTTTGATTTATATCAAAAACCAGTTATTAGTTTAGCCATACTAGGAGATGAAACTAACAGTTGGCGACCTAATTTTTATCAGTATGGCTTAGGAAGTAGTCAATTAATCTTTAACTTTTCTAGTGTTAAGCTTCTCGATTATCAATGGGAAGAGTTAGAGCAAAGTAATAATATTTTTGCTATAGTGGTAATGGCACATTTAAAAACTAAAGCCACTAACAGCAATTTGTCAGCTAGGGAACAGTGGAAATGGAACTTAGCTAGATTACTTTATGAAAGAGGTTATAACCGTAAAGAAATTGTTGATTTGTATAAAGTCATTGATTTAATGATGGCTTTATCTCAAGACCTGCAATTAAGTTTTGAGGAAAAATTAGCTAATTATCAAGAGGAACGAAAAATGCCATTGTTAACTAACATCGAACAACGCGCGATAGAAAAAACCACAAAACAAACTCTGAAACAAAATATTTCTGATTTACTGGTTAGTCGCTTTGGTAATTTACCCGAAAATCTGACCGAAAATATTGGAAGAATTCAGGATATAAATATTTTGAAACAACTTCTAATATCAACAATTGGCGTTAATTCTTTAGAAGAATTTGCACAGCTTGTTAACTCTAATTTACCAGAAGCAGATTAA
- a CDS encoding homocysteine biosynthesis protein, with amino-acid sequence MRTIAEINEKISRKRAVVLTIEELKARVAEVGVSKVAKEVDVITTGTFEPMESSGAIINLGHTDPPIKIRRCWIDGVPAYSGFGAVDLYLGASCSVDVIDGEEIREHGGGHVIENLIAGKPVHIKAQGQVTDCYPRATFETTVTRDTINQFYLFNPRNLYQNFIVGVNGGDRSLFTYLGPLQPSLGNAVYSNPGAISPLLNDPDLQLVGIGTRIFLGGGIGYVAWEGTQHFPLQKRLPNRTPIGPSATLALIGDAKQMDARWVRGCYFKSYGPSLMLGVGVPLPVLNEEVVKRCSVQDKDLVAPIVDFSIPRRVRPTFGLVSYAQLKSGRITIEGKTVRVAPLASMFFSRQIATELKQWISAGTFTLTEPVAPIPMDRSFLPQDRWTDF; translated from the coding sequence ATGCGAACAATTGCCGAAATCAACGAAAAAATCAGCCGCAAACGTGCAGTAGTATTGACAATTGAAGAATTAAAAGCACGAGTTGCTGAAGTCGGCGTGAGCAAAGTTGCTAAAGAAGTTGATGTCATTACCACTGGCACATTTGAGCCGATGGAATCCAGTGGTGCAATTATTAATCTCGGACATACCGACCCGCCAATCAAAATTCGGCGCTGCTGGATAGATGGTGTCCCAGCATACTCAGGTTTTGGAGCAGTGGATTTATACTTGGGTGCGAGTTGTTCTGTAGATGTCATCGATGGCGAAGAAATCCGTGAACATGGTGGTGGTCATGTGATTGAAAATTTGATTGCCGGGAAACCTGTACATATAAAAGCTCAAGGACAGGTAACCGATTGTTACCCACGGGCGACTTTTGAAACTACTGTTACCCGCGACACAATCAATCAGTTTTATTTATTCAATCCGCGTAATCTGTATCAAAATTTTATTGTAGGTGTGAACGGAGGCGATCGCTCACTATTTACCTATCTAGGCCCTTTACAACCTAGTTTAGGAAACGCCGTTTACTCTAACCCTGGCGCAATTTCCCCCTTACTTAACGACCCTGATTTGCAACTCGTTGGTATTGGCACACGAATATTTCTAGGTGGCGGTATCGGCTACGTTGCGTGGGAAGGTACTCAACATTTCCCCTTACAAAAGCGTTTGCCCAATCGTACACCCATTGGTCCCTCTGCGACTTTAGCCTTAATCGGTGATGCCAAACAAATGGATGCGCGTTGGGTGCGTGGTTGTTACTTTAAAAGCTATGGTCCCTCGTTAATGTTGGGGGTAGGTGTCCCACTCCCGGTATTAAACGAAGAAGTAGTTAAACGCTGTAGTGTCCAAGATAAAGATTTAGTCGCGCCAATCGTGGATTTTTCGATTCCTCGGCGCGTTCGTCCTACCTTTGGATTGGTGAGTTACGCCCAACTCAAATCTGGGCGCATCACCATTGAGGGTAAAACTGTGAGGGTTGCTCCCCTAGCCAGTATGTTTTTTTCTCGGCAAATCGCCACAGAATTAAAACAATGGATTTCCGCAGGTACTTTTACCCTCACAGAACCTGTGGCTCCCATTCCGATGGACAGGTCATTTTTACCCCAAGACCGTTGGACAGATTTTTAG
- a CDS encoding tetratricopeptide repeat protein, whose product MSQPRNRWIVRIILALAVTAFVGVSVIPIISAINNPSPLNQNAASTSSSGSASNQLSKLQDEVRGYELVLQREPENQTALNGLLQARLQLLSLKQGDIQGVIEPLEKLARLNPQQSEYGVLLAQAKQQMGDLEGSAQAYRSILDTQPGDLKALQGMVALLLDQERPEAAIGLLEETLSNADQGNKIQPGSVDAVAVQVLLGTVHASQKRYPQATSVYDQAIKKDPQDFRPVLAKAMLFREQGKVEEAKPLFDSAVALAPAQYKDEINRAAASPSPAPPSAESPSTPAEE is encoded by the coding sequence GTGTCTCAACCGCGCAATCGTTGGATAGTTAGGATCATCTTAGCGCTGGCAGTTACTGCTTTTGTGGGCGTTTCGGTAATTCCGATCATTAGCGCCATTAATAATCCGTCGCCCTTAAACCAAAATGCCGCTAGCACTAGCAGCAGCGGATCTGCCTCTAATCAATTATCAAAGTTGCAAGACGAGGTACGAGGTTATGAATTGGTTTTACAACGGGAACCGGAAAATCAAACTGCGCTGAATGGCTTATTACAAGCGAGGTTACAACTTCTCAGTTTAAAACAGGGTGATATTCAAGGAGTAATTGAGCCTCTAGAAAAACTCGCTAGACTCAATCCCCAACAGTCGGAATATGGAGTGCTATTAGCCCAAGCCAAGCAGCAAATGGGCGATTTGGAAGGATCAGCTCAAGCTTACCGCTCAATTTTAGACACTCAACCTGGGGATTTAAAGGCTTTGCAGGGCATGGTAGCTTTGTTGCTAGATCAGGAACGTCCCGAAGCCGCCATTGGTTTACTTGAAGAGACTCTCTCTAATGCAGATCAGGGCAATAAAATTCAGCCTGGAAGTGTGGATGCGGTGGCTGTACAGGTGCTATTAGGTACTGTTCATGCTTCTCAGAAGCGCTATCCTCAAGCTACCTCTGTCTATGATCAAGCAATTAAGAAAGATCCTCAAGATTTTCGTCCCGTTTTAGCAAAAGCAATGCTTTTTAGAGAACAGGGTAAAGTCGAAGAAGCCAAACCTTTATTTGATAGCGCCGTGGCTTTAGCACCTGCTCAATACAAAGACGAAATCAACAGGGCGGCTGCTTCTCCGAGTCCTGCGCCTCCGTCTGCTGAATCGCCTTCAACTCCTGCTGAAGAATAA
- a CDS encoding TMEM165/GDT1 family protein — MLTAFTAGLLLITISELGDKTFFIAVILAMKHSRKLVFIGVTAALAAMTILSVLFGQIVSLLPQTYVKYAEIVLFFAFGMKLLYAASKMSGSSCETEVNEAKEAVEKAELQTKVKTPLAILIEAFTLTFVAEWGDRTQIATIALAASYNTVGVAAGAVLGHAICTAIAVIGGKLIAGRISERQLTFAGGCLFLIFGIVAAVEGV, encoded by the coding sequence GTGTTAACAGCATTTACCGCAGGTTTATTATTAATTACAATTTCCGAGCTAGGGGATAAAACATTCTTTATAGCTGTAATTTTAGCGATGAAACACTCGCGAAAGCTAGTCTTCATCGGTGTGACAGCCGCCTTAGCTGCGATGACAATTCTATCAGTACTATTCGGACAGATTGTATCTTTATTGCCACAAACTTATGTGAAGTACGCCGAAATAGTTTTATTTTTTGCCTTTGGGATGAAGCTGTTATATGCAGCTAGTAAAATGTCTGGTTCTAGCTGTGAGACAGAAGTAAACGAGGCTAAAGAAGCAGTAGAAAAAGCAGAGTTACAAACAAAGGTAAAAACTCCCTTAGCAATTTTAATAGAAGCCTTTACACTGACATTTGTAGCAGAATGGGGCGATCGCACACAAATTGCCACCATTGCCCTAGCTGCAAGCTATAACACCGTGGGAGTCGCTGCGGGTGCAGTTTTAGGACACGCCATTTGTACAGCGATCGCGGTCATTGGAGGTAAACTTATTGCCGGACGCATATCAGAACGTCAACTCACCTTTGCCGGAGGCTGTCTATTTCTCATCTTTGGGATAGTTGCTGCTGTAGAAGGAGTCTGA